A portion of the Pseudomonas synxantha BG33R genome contains these proteins:
- a CDS encoding D-isomer specific 2-hydroxyacid dehydrogenase family protein: MSHVIIASQLDEDFNQVIRERLAPLHPQAQVIGVPVGAPNDLPPQANILLLRPINVRGYIAPDTPPPGWPYGAQWVHLVSSGIDFYPQWLFNGPPVSTSRGSAADNLAEFALAAIFAAAKHLPDIWVKDSQWNFTALRPLKGTTLGIFGFGAIGESLAQKALGLGLKVIALRQSQAPFSAGVEAATDIHDLFARADHLVVAAPLTEATRHVINRDVLGSAKPGLHLINIARGGLLDQEALLEALDNGQIGLASLDVTEPEPLPDGHPLYTHPRVRLSPHTSAISTNSKEEIADTFLANLERYVAGLELTNVANA; this comes from the coding sequence ATGAGCCACGTGATAATTGCCAGCCAGTTGGACGAAGACTTCAACCAGGTCATTCGCGAACGACTGGCGCCGCTGCACCCCCAAGCTCAGGTGATCGGTGTGCCGGTGGGTGCGCCGAACGACCTGCCACCCCAGGCCAATATCCTGCTGTTGCGCCCGATCAATGTGCGCGGCTATATCGCCCCCGACACGCCCCCACCGGGCTGGCCGTACGGCGCGCAATGGGTGCACCTGGTGTCATCGGGCATCGACTTTTACCCGCAGTGGCTGTTCAACGGCCCGCCTGTGAGCACGTCCCGGGGCAGCGCGGCCGACAACCTGGCCGAATTCGCCCTGGCAGCAATCTTTGCCGCCGCCAAACACCTGCCGGACATCTGGGTGAAAGACTCGCAGTGGAATTTCACCGCCCTGCGCCCGCTCAAAGGGACCACCCTGGGTATCTTTGGCTTTGGGGCGATTGGCGAAAGCCTGGCGCAAAAAGCCCTGGGCCTTGGTCTCAAGGTGATCGCGCTGCGTCAGAGCCAGGCTCCGTTCAGCGCCGGCGTGGAGGCCGCCACTGACATCCACGACCTGTTCGCCCGCGCCGACCATCTGGTGGTGGCGGCACCACTGACCGAGGCAACGCGGCACGTTATCAACCGTGACGTACTAGGCAGCGCCAAGCCGGGGCTGCACCTGATCAACATCGCACGCGGTGGCTTGCTGGATCAGGAGGCGCTGCTGGAGGCGCTGGATAACGGGCAGATCGGGCTGGCATCGCTCGACGTGACCGAGCCAGAGCCATTGCCGGACGGGCATCCGCTGTATACCCATCCCAGGGTGCGGTTGTCGCCGCATACGTCGGCGATTTCTACCAACAGCAAGGAGGAGATTGCGGATACGTTCCTGGCGAATCTGGAGCGGTATGTGGCAGGCCTTGAATTAACCAACGTAGCAAACGCCTGA
- a CDS encoding acyl-CoA dehydrogenase family protein — MTHSSLRAVDVVDFDTTLTRLSAELAGTAHAYDESGAFPHANFNLLHQHGLVALTVPSALGGGGASLAQARKAISAVAKGEPSTALILVMQYLQHARLQDSKTWPRHLRVRVAEDAVRNGALINALRVEPDLGTPARGGLPATTAVRTVDGWRISGRKLYSTGSHGLSWFSVWARSDDADPLVGAWLVAKDSPGVSIIDTWDHLGMRATCSHEVVLDNVLVPLDHAVSVSPFSAPQPELDGEGLLWMSVLLSSVYDAVAQAARDWLVNWLQERKPSNLGAALSTLPRFQETVGHIDTLLFANRSLLEAAAEGHTPAANAAQLKYLVTGNAIRAVELAIEASGNPGLSRHSPLQRHYRDVLCSRVHTPQNDAVLQGVGRAVFTQHQKERP; from the coding sequence ATGACTCACTCGTCTCTACGCGCTGTAGACGTCGTCGATTTCGACACCACGCTCACCCGCCTCAGCGCCGAACTGGCCGGGACCGCTCATGCCTATGACGAAAGCGGCGCCTTCCCCCACGCCAACTTCAACCTGTTGCACCAACACGGCCTGGTCGCCCTCACCGTCCCCAGCGCCCTCGGCGGCGGCGGTGCCAGCCTGGCCCAGGCGCGCAAGGCCATCAGCGCCGTCGCCAAGGGCGAGCCCTCCACGGCGCTGATCCTGGTGATGCAGTACCTGCAACACGCCCGCCTGCAAGACAGCAAAACCTGGCCCCGGCACCTGCGCGTACGCGTCGCCGAGGACGCGGTGCGCAACGGTGCGCTGATCAATGCCCTGCGCGTCGAGCCGGACCTGGGCACACCGGCCCGTGGCGGTTTACCCGCCACCACCGCCGTGCGCACCGTTGACGGCTGGCGTATCAGCGGGCGCAAACTCTACTCCACCGGCAGCCATGGCTTGAGCTGGTTCAGCGTATGGGCGCGCAGCGACGACGCAGACCCGCTGGTGGGCGCCTGGCTGGTGGCCAAGGACAGCCCCGGCGTGAGCATCATCGACACCTGGGATCACCTGGGTATGCGCGCCACTTGCAGCCACGAGGTGGTGCTCGACAACGTACTGGTGCCACTGGACCACGCCGTCAGCGTCAGCCCCTTTAGCGCGCCGCAGCCGGAACTGGATGGCGAAGGCTTGCTGTGGATGTCAGTGCTGCTGTCGTCGGTTTACGACGCGGTGGCCCAGGCGGCGCGGGACTGGTTGGTGAACTGGTTGCAAGAGCGCAAGCCATCCAACCTGGGGGCTGCGCTGTCCACTTTGCCGCGCTTTCAGGAAACCGTCGGCCATATCGACACCTTGCTGTTCGCCAATCGCAGCCTGCTTGAGGCTGCCGCCGAAGGCCACACGCCGGCCGCCAACGCCGCACAATTGAAATACCTGGTGACCGGTAACGCGATCCGCGCCGTCGAGCTGGCCATCGAAGCCTCGGGCAACCCAGGCTTGTCACGCCATAGCCCACTGCAACGGCATTACCGCGATGTGCTGTGCAGCCGCGTGCATACCCCACAAAACGACGCCGTGCTGCAAGGTGTCGGCAGAGCCGTGTTCACCCAACACCAGAAGGAGCGCCCATGA
- a CDS encoding ABC transporter substrate-binding protein, with product MLYAIPFKHLLLGAALALGLLSSVQAADLQPLRVANQKSTIKALLQASGETRNVPYEIKWSEFPSASPLGEALNAGAVDVGALGDAPYVFALGAGASLKVISIIHAQGRNTTALLVPKDSPIKTAADLKGKKIVTGRGSIGHYLAIRALNDAGLSTQDVQFIFLLPAESRLVLDNGTADAWATWDPYTTVVTSQSNARVLVSGKHLLSNHLYFAATGQAIADKRAQLDDFVARVDRAYAWANAHPDEYAAAQARITGLPLAVHIEVAKDTHLSPVAIDDAVISGLQATADTYVKEGLLPNRIDVSQGFDPSFNAKRATLDQASR from the coding sequence ATGCTGTACGCCATCCCTTTCAAACACCTGCTACTGGGCGCCGCCCTGGCCCTCGGCCTGCTGTCCAGCGTACAGGCTGCCGACCTGCAACCGCTGCGCGTGGCCAACCAGAAATCCACGATCAAGGCGCTGCTGCAAGCCTCTGGCGAAACCCGCAACGTGCCCTACGAAATCAAGTGGTCGGAATTCCCCTCGGCCTCGCCCTTGGGCGAAGCGCTGAATGCCGGCGCCGTGGATGTCGGCGCGCTTGGTGACGCTCCTTATGTGTTCGCTCTGGGCGCCGGCGCGTCGCTCAAAGTGATCAGCATCATCCATGCACAAGGGCGTAACACCACCGCACTGCTGGTGCCCAAGGACTCGCCGATCAAGACCGCGGCCGATCTCAAAGGCAAGAAAATCGTCACCGGGCGCGGCTCCATCGGGCATTACCTGGCGATCAGGGCCCTGAACGATGCGGGCCTGAGCACTCAGGATGTGCAGTTCATATTCCTGCTGCCTGCCGAGTCGCGGCTGGTGCTGGACAACGGCACTGCAGACGCCTGGGCCACCTGGGACCCGTACACCACCGTGGTCACCTCACAGAGCAACGCTCGCGTGCTGGTCAGCGGTAAACACCTGCTGAGCAATCATCTGTACTTCGCTGCGACCGGCCAGGCCATTGCCGACAAGCGCGCGCAACTGGACGACTTTGTCGCACGGGTTGACCGCGCCTACGCCTGGGCCAACGCCCACCCCGATGAGTATGCCGCCGCCCAGGCCAGGATCACCGGCTTGCCGCTGGCCGTGCATATCGAAGTGGCCAAGGACACTCACCTGTCGCCGGTCGCGATTGACGACGCGGTGATCAGCGGCCTGCAAGCCACCGCCGACACGTATGTAAAAGAGGGGCTGCTGCCCAACCGCATCGATGTCTCCCAGGGCTTCGATCCAAGCTTTAACGCCAAGCGTGCCACCCTCGACCAAGCCTCGCGCTAA
- a CDS encoding rhodanese-related sulfurtransferase yields the protein MITVSTRSFAQIRQALLDREELALIDVREEAPFAESHPLFAANIPLSKLELEVYARIPRRDTQVTLYDNGEGLASRAAERLLELGYTQVSLLEGGLDGWRRAGGELFIDVNVPSKAFGELVESQRHTPSLAAEEVQALLDSQADVVVLDARRFDEYQTMSIPTGISVPGAELVLRARELAPDPATRIIVNCAGRTRSIIGTQSLINAGLPNPVAALRNGTIGWTLAGQTLAHNQARRFAPTPEEHRQLGAEAARRVADKARVGRATLDELHHWQQDTTRTTYLFDVRTPEEFEAGHLPGARATPGGQLVQETDHVASVRGARLVLVDDDGVRANMSASWLAQLGWQVHVLDDLQAEHFSERGGWVAPVPAPPQAELISPHTLADWLGHGDTVVLDFTASANYVKRHIPGAWWVLRAQLPQALAKVPRAQRYVLTCGSSQLARLAVAEVQALTGQQVFVLQDGTAAWIAAQLPLEEGETHLASPRIDRYRRPYEGTDNPREAMQAYLDWEFGLVEQLARDGTHGFYVI from the coding sequence ATGATCACCGTATCGACCCGCAGCTTTGCCCAGATTCGCCAGGCCCTGTTGGACCGTGAGGAGCTGGCGTTGATCGACGTGCGTGAAGAGGCGCCGTTTGCCGAGTCCCACCCGTTGTTCGCCGCCAATATCCCGCTGTCCAAGCTGGAACTGGAGGTGTACGCACGCATTCCACGCCGCGATACCCAGGTCACCCTGTATGACAACGGTGAAGGGCTGGCCAGCCGCGCTGCCGAACGTCTACTTGAGCTGGGCTACACCCAGGTCAGCCTGCTTGAGGGGGGACTGGACGGGTGGCGCCGCGCGGGTGGCGAGCTGTTTATCGACGTCAACGTGCCGAGCAAAGCCTTTGGCGAGCTGGTCGAAAGCCAGCGCCACACGCCGTCCCTGGCCGCCGAAGAAGTCCAGGCCCTGCTCGACAGCCAGGCCGATGTGGTGGTGCTCGATGCCCGCCGTTTCGACGAATACCAGACCATGAGTATTCCCACCGGTATCAGCGTGCCGGGTGCGGAGCTGGTCTTGCGCGCCCGCGAACTGGCGCCAGACCCGGCCACGCGCATTATCGTCAACTGCGCCGGGCGCACCCGCAGCATTATCGGTACCCAGTCGTTGATCAATGCCGGCCTTCCCAACCCGGTTGCGGCGCTACGCAACGGCACCATCGGCTGGACCCTGGCCGGGCAAACACTTGCCCACAACCAAGCCCGCCGCTTCGCGCCAACGCCAGAGGAACATCGCCAGCTCGGCGCCGAGGCTGCACGCCGCGTTGCCGACAAGGCCCGCGTCGGCCGCGCCACCCTTGACGAGCTACACCACTGGCAGCAGGACACGACGCGCACCACCTACCTGTTCGATGTGCGCACCCCGGAAGAATTCGAAGCCGGGCACCTGCCCGGTGCCCGCGCCACACCCGGCGGGCAACTGGTGCAGGAAACCGACCACGTCGCCAGCGTACGCGGTGCGCGCCTGGTGCTGGTCGATGACGACGGCGTGCGTGCCAATATGTCCGCCTCCTGGCTGGCTCAGTTGGGTTGGCAAGTGCATGTGCTGGATGACCTGCAAGCCGAGCACTTCAGCGAACGCGGCGGGTGGGTCGCGCCAGTGCCTGCGCCACCCCAGGCCGAACTGATCAGCCCGCACACCCTCGCCGACTGGCTGGGCCATGGTGACACCGTGGTGCTGGACTTCACCGCGAGCGCCAATTACGTCAAACGCCATATACCCGGTGCCTGGTGGGTGCTGCGTGCGCAACTGCCTCAGGCCCTGGCCAAGGTGCCGCGTGCCCAGCGCTACGTATTGACCTGCGGCAGCAGCCAATTGGCGCGCCTGGCGGTGGCCGAGGTACAAGCGCTGACCGGCCAGCAGGTGTTCGTGTTGCAGGACGGCACTGCCGCCTGGATCGCCGCGCAACTGCCCCTGGAGGAAGGCGAAACCCACCTCGCCTCACCGCGTATCGATCGCTACCGTCGCCCCTACGAAGGCACCGACAATCCACGGGAAGCCATGCAGGCTTACCTGGATTGGGAGTTCGGCCTGGTCGAGCAACTGGCCCGCGACGGCACCCATGGTTTCTACGTGATCTGA
- a CDS encoding cysteine dioxygenase, giving the protein MPQARHPERLRAFIGALAELIDANPREGDLLHRGGKLLAQLVSHDDWLPDEFAQPDPERYQQFLLHADSRQRFSLVSFVWGPGQSTPIHDHRVWGLIGMLRGAEFSQGFARAPDGSLVAQGSPVQLLPGQVEAVSPKIGDIHQVSNAHRDQVSISIHVYGANIGAVRRAVYQPDGSEKLFISGYSNASLPNIWDLSKEKSPAL; this is encoded by the coding sequence ATGCCCCAGGCCCGACACCCCGAAAGACTCAGAGCCTTCATAGGCGCCCTGGCGGAATTGATCGACGCCAACCCACGTGAAGGTGACCTGCTGCACCGCGGCGGCAAGCTGCTGGCGCAACTGGTCAGCCATGATGACTGGCTCCCCGACGAGTTCGCCCAGCCCGATCCCGAGCGCTATCAGCAATTTTTGCTGCATGCCGATTCGCGCCAGCGTTTCAGCCTGGTCAGTTTTGTGTGGGGGCCAGGGCAAAGCACGCCGATTCATGACCATCGGGTGTGGGGGCTGATCGGCATGTTGCGGGGCGCTGAGTTTTCCCAGGGCTTTGCACGTGCGCCCGACGGCAGCCTGGTGGCGCAAGGCTCACCCGTCCAGCTGCTGCCGGGCCAGGTCGAGGCGGTATCGCCCAAGATCGGCGATATCCATCAGGTCAGCAATGCCCACCGCGATCAGGTGTCCATCAGCATCCATGTATACGGCGCCAATATCGGTGCGGTACGCCGTGCGGTGTACCAGCCCGACGGCAGCGAAAAATTGTTTATCTCCGGTTATTCCAACGCCTCGCTCCCGAACATCTGGGACCTGTCCAAAGAAAAGAGCCCTGCCCTATGA
- a CDS encoding LysR family transcriptional regulator, translating into MKIDDIDAFVEVIRCQSISHAAESLQLTQPAITRRVQNFEQALGVELFDRNTKPLKPTLIGTRVYEQCRLILREMDALRELVATDAPPTGVLRLGVPQTIGDVVLLDALKHLRTEYADLRAQVATGWGSQLVGKIERGELDAAVALFPAGKIFPDNVVGESIGKMELVVVCAKAQLPKKPCKLADVYQNGWILNPDGCGFRAGLQRTLSDQGLALRVNLETFGTELQLGLVADGLGLGLVPRPLLERSAQREHLAVMPLKDFKPVMDLWLIYPHFLGNLQGPVDAFGQWVAASLHKVRAVA; encoded by the coding sequence ATGAAAATTGACGATATCGATGCCTTTGTCGAAGTGATTCGTTGCCAGTCCATCAGCCATGCCGCCGAGTCGTTGCAACTGACCCAGCCGGCTATTACCCGCCGTGTGCAGAACTTTGAGCAGGCACTGGGGGTGGAGCTGTTCGACCGCAACACCAAACCCCTCAAGCCGACGCTGATCGGCACTCGCGTCTATGAACAATGCCGGCTGATCCTGCGCGAGATGGATGCCCTGCGCGAACTGGTGGCCACCGATGCACCGCCCACCGGCGTGTTACGCCTGGGCGTCCCGCAAACCATTGGCGATGTGGTGTTGCTGGATGCGCTCAAGCACCTGCGCACTGAATACGCCGACCTGCGCGCCCAGGTTGCCACCGGTTGGGGCAGCCAACTGGTCGGCAAGATCGAACGCGGCGAACTGGATGCGGCGGTGGCGTTGTTCCCGGCGGGCAAGATTTTCCCGGACAACGTTGTCGGCGAGTCCATCGGCAAGATGGAGCTGGTGGTGGTCTGTGCCAAGGCGCAGCTGCCGAAGAAGCCGTGCAAACTGGCGGACGTATACCAGAACGGCTGGATCCTCAACCCGGATGGTTGCGGCTTCCGTGCCGGGTTGCAACGCACCTTGTCGGACCAGGGCCTGGCGTTGCGGGTCAACCTGGAAACCTTCGGCACCGAGTTGCAACTGGGCCTGGTGGCGGATGGGCTGGGCCTTGGCCTGGTGCCACGTCCGTTGTTGGAACGCAGCGCTCAGCGCGAGCACCTGGCAGTGATGCCGCTCAAGGATTTCAAACCGGTGATGGATTTGTGGCTGATCTATCCGCACTTTCTCGGCAACCTGCAAGGGCCGGTGGATGCGTTCGGGCAATGGGTGGCGGCTTCTTTGCACAAGGTTCGCGCAGTGGCGTGA
- a CDS encoding class II aldolase/adducin family protein, with product MSSVTSLSSVSNTVRQRVTPEEWEVRVKLAAAYRLAALYKWTDHIYTHFSARVPGPDEHFLINAFGLLFDEITASNLVKVDLDGTLVDDPTGLGINYAGYVIHSAIHGARHDLQAVLHTHTRDGIAVSAQKGGLLPISQHAIAFSGRVAYHGYEGVALDLDERERLVADLGDKSVMILRNHGLLTAGVSVEHAFQQLQGLERACNIQIAAQAAGNAELVFPPAEVVAKVEQQAKVFSNGEGPGVARHWNALVRQLERTDTDYKN from the coding sequence ATGAGCAGCGTCACCTCGCTATCGAGTGTTTCCAATACTGTCCGCCAACGTGTTACGCCAGAGGAATGGGAGGTGCGTGTCAAACTGGCCGCCGCCTATCGCCTGGCGGCCCTGTACAAGTGGACCGACCATATCTATACCCATTTCTCGGCCCGTGTGCCGGGGCCCGATGAGCATTTCCTGATTAACGCCTTTGGGCTGTTGTTCGATGAAATCACTGCGTCCAACCTGGTTAAGGTCGATCTGGACGGCACTCTCGTCGATGATCCTACGGGCCTTGGCATCAACTACGCCGGTTATGTGATCCACAGTGCCATTCACGGCGCGCGCCACGATTTGCAAGCGGTGCTGCACACCCATACCCGCGACGGCATTGCCGTGTCGGCGCAGAAGGGCGGCTTGCTGCCGATCTCCCAGCACGCCATTGCGTTCTCAGGGCGCGTGGCCTACCACGGCTATGAAGGCGTGGCCCTGGACCTGGACGAGCGCGAGCGGCTGGTCGCGGATTTGGGCGACAAGAGCGTGATGATCCTGCGCAACCATGGCTTGTTGACGGCGGGTGTCAGCGTCGAGCACGCCTTTCAGCAACTGCAAGGCCTGGAGCGCGCGTGCAATATCCAGATTGCTGCGCAGGCGGCGGGGAATGCCGAGTTGGTTTTCCCGCCCGCAGAGGTGGTAGCCAAGGTCGAGCAGCAGGCCAAGGTGTTCAGCAATGGGGAAGGGCCGGGCGTGGCACGGCATTGGAATGCGCTGGTGCGGCAGTTGGAGCGCACCGATACCGACTACAAGAACTGA
- a CDS encoding LLM class flavin-dependent oxidoreductase, with product MSIEFIGYIGGHHASEIHPRSGPTLQPDYVETVARAHETAGFDRALVAFHSNSPDSTLIAAHAASVTTRLQFLIAHRPGFAQPTLAARQFATLDVFNGGRTAVHIITGGDDQELRADGSHIGKNERYARTEEYLDVVRQEWTSEHPFDFTGTYYQVQGAHSTVKSPQQPHIPLYFGGSSAAAIAVAGKHADVYALWGETYEQVREVVTQVRAEAARHGRTIRFSLSLRPILADTEELAWQRAEQILQQATALAEQHGFVRREPPNEGSRRLLAAAAQGSRLDKRLWTGIAGLLGAQGNSTSLVGTAEQVAEALLDYYDLGITTFLIRGFDPLNDAIDYGKKLIPLTRQLVAEREQAQQVA from the coding sequence ATGAGCATCGAATTCATCGGCTATATCGGCGGCCATCACGCCTCGGAAATCCACCCGCGCAGCGGCCCGACTCTGCAACCGGACTACGTTGAAACCGTCGCCCGTGCCCACGAAACGGCGGGGTTCGACCGCGCCCTGGTGGCATTCCATTCCAACAGCCCGGACAGCACGTTGATCGCGGCCCATGCGGCCAGCGTCACCACCCGACTGCAATTTCTTATCGCCCACCGCCCGGGTTTTGCCCAACCCACATTGGCTGCTCGCCAGTTCGCCACGCTGGATGTGTTCAACGGAGGGCGTACCGCCGTGCACATCATCACCGGTGGCGATGACCAGGAACTGCGTGCCGATGGCAGCCATATCGGCAAGAACGAGCGCTATGCGCGCACCGAAGAGTACCTGGACGTGGTGCGCCAGGAATGGACCAGCGAGCATCCCTTCGACTTCACCGGCACGTACTACCAAGTGCAAGGCGCGCACTCCACGGTGAAGTCGCCGCAACAACCGCATATTCCACTGTACTTTGGCGGTTCCTCAGCTGCTGCGATCGCAGTGGCCGGCAAGCACGCGGATGTGTATGCGCTGTGGGGGGAGACCTATGAACAGGTACGCGAAGTGGTGACCCAGGTGCGGGCAGAAGCGGCCAGGCATGGGCGTACGATTCGCTTCAGTTTGTCTCTACGGCCGATCCTCGCCGACACCGAGGAACTGGCGTGGCAACGTGCCGAGCAGATTCTGCAGCAGGCCACGGCGCTGGCCGAGCAGCATGGTTTTGTGCGCCGTGAACCGCCGAATGAAGGCTCGCGGCGCTTGCTGGCGGCGGCGGCGCAGGGGTCGCGGCTGGATAAGCGCTTGTGGACGGGAATTGCCGGGTTACTTGGGGCGCAGGGTAATTCCACCTCGCTGGTGGGCACGGCGGAGCAAGTGGCCGAGGCGCTGCTGGATTATTACGACCTGGGGATTACCACGTTCCTGATTCGCGGGTTTGATCCGCTCAATGATGCGATCGACTATGGCAAGAAGTTGATTCCCCTCACCCGCCAGTTGGTCGCAGAGAGAGAACAGGCCCAGCAAGTGGCTTAG
- the glsB gene encoding glutaminase B → MQALLESILDEVRPLIGLGKVADYIPALADVPADQLGIAVYGNDGTAYSAGDADTLFSVQSISKVFSLVQAIDHGGESIWERLGHEPSGQPFNSMVQLEFERGRPRNPFINAGALVICDINQSRFAVPILSMRDFVRRLSGNPQILVNSVVAESEAQHGARNAAMAYLMKSFGNFHNDVHAVLHSYFNYCALQMSCLDLARAFSFLANEGVSAHSGEQILTARQTKQVNSIMATSGLYDEAGNFAYRVGLPGKSGVGGGIVAVVPGQFTVCVWSPELNAAGNSLAGMKALELLSERIGWSVF, encoded by the coding sequence ATGCAGGCGCTGCTGGAGTCGATTCTCGACGAAGTGCGCCCCCTGATCGGCCTCGGCAAAGTGGCCGACTACATCCCTGCGCTGGCCGACGTGCCCGCCGACCAACTGGGCATTGCGGTCTACGGCAACGATGGCACGGCCTACAGCGCCGGTGATGCCGACACGCTGTTCTCGGTACAAAGCATCTCCAAGGTCTTCAGCCTGGTGCAGGCCATTGATCACGGCGGCGAAAGCATCTGGGAACGCCTGGGCCATGAGCCCTCGGGGCAACCGTTCAACTCCATGGTGCAACTGGAATTCGAACGCGGCCGCCCGCGCAATCCGTTTATCAATGCCGGCGCCCTGGTGATCTGCGACATCAACCAATCGCGCTTTGCGGTGCCGATCTTGTCGATGCGCGACTTTGTACGGCGCCTGTCGGGTAACCCGCAGATCCTGGTCAACAGCGTGGTCGCCGAATCCGAAGCCCAGCACGGTGCGCGCAATGCGGCCATGGCCTACCTGATGAAATCCTTCGGTAACTTCCATAACGACGTGCATGCAGTGCTGCACAGTTACTTCAATTACTGCGCGTTGCAGATGAGCTGCCTGGACCTGGCCCGGGCCTTCAGTTTCTTGGCCAATGAAGGCGTGAGCGCCCACAGTGGCGAGCAGATCTTGACGGCGCGGCAGACCAAGCAGGTCAACTCGATCATGGCCACCAGCGGGCTGTATGACGAGGCGGGCAATTTTGCCTATCGCGTCGGGTTGCCGGGCAAGAGCGGGGTAGGCGGGGGGATCGTCGCGGTGGTGCCTGGGCAGTTCACGGTATGTGTGTGGTCGCCGGAGTTGAACGCGGCGGGGAACTCGCTGGCGGGGATGAAGGCGTTGGAATTGTTGAGTGAGCGGATTGGGTGGTCGGTGTTTTAG